The Halorussus vallis DNA window TCACGCTCGGGTTCGCCGCGGGGCTGGCGGCCACGCCGGTCGTCCTCGACCCGTTCGGGCCGACGCTCCCCGCGGTCGTCGCCGCCGCCGCGGTCGCGGTCGGCGGCGCGAGCGCGTTCCGACTGGGTTCGGTCGAGACGCGGCCGCCGCCCTCGCTCGGAACCTACCTCGACCCGTTCGTCTCGCCGACCGGCCTCGCGCTCGGACTGGGGAACATGGCCACGTTCGGGTTCCTGATGGTCGCCGCGACGTGGTACGCCGACGTGCTCGAACGCGCGCCCGCCTTCCCCGCGACGGCGGTTCTCGTCGGCTTCGCCCTCGCGACGGTCGTCGGGCGCGGGGTCGGCGGGTGGCTCTCGCGGCGCGTCGGCGAGCGAGCGACGGTCGAGTTCTCGCTGCTCGGACTCGCCGGACTCCTGGGCGCCATCGCCGCGGCGGTGGTCGCCGACGCCCCGCTCCTGCTGGCCGTCGCGCTCGTCGGCACCGGACTGGGGTTCGGCGTGCCGTTCGGCCCGCTGTTCGGCCTCGCGTTCTCGGAACTGGCCGACGACGCCGGCGCGACGCTGGTCGGAATGCTGGTCGTCGGGAACCTCGGGGCGCTGGTCTACCCCTGGCTCGTGGGACGGTTGCTCGCGAGCACCGCATCCTACGCCGCCGGTTTCGGTGTCATGGCTGCCTCGGTCGCCGGCGTCTGGTTGCTCTGGCGCGCGACCGTCGGGGGCCGGACGTCGGTCGCCGCGGCGACCGACGTCCGGTGAGTACCCGGAATCTCGGGTGACGGTTCGAGAATCTCTCGGCGAGTCGCCGGCCACCCGGCGAATCGCAGGGCGACGGGCGCAAAGCAAAGTTTTTCCCTCCGCCTTACGGTGTATGCGCACGGATGTCAATGGGAGATCGGATACTAGACGGTGTGACGGTCGTGGACCTCACGACCTTCGTGACCGGCGGATTCTGCTCGCTCATGCTCGCCAACCAGGGCGCGGACGTGATCAAGGTGGAGCGTCCGGGTGCGGGCGACGACAATCGCCACTCCGGCCCGCCGTTCATCGACGGCGAATCGCCGTACTTCTGGACGGTCAACTACGGCAAGAAGAGCGTCGAACTGAACCTCAAGTCGGAGGCCGGCAAGGAGGCGCTGTACGACCTCGCGGGCGAGGCCGACGTCTTCCTCCAGAACTACCGACCGGGCACCGCCGAGAAGTTGGGCGTCGACTACGACCGCATCGCCGAGGAGAACCCCGAGATAATCTACTGCGCCATCTCGGCCTTCGGCCAGACGGGTCCCTGGAGCAAGCGCCCCGGCTACGACTTGTTGGTCCAGGGTATGAGCGGCATCATGAGCGTCACCGGCGAAGCCGACGGTCGCCCGGTGAAGGTCGGCCTGCCCCAGACCGACCTCATCACCGCGATGTGGGCGGCGTTCGGCGTGGTCAACGGCCTCTACAAGCGCGAGCGGACCGGCGAGGGCGAGTACATCGACCTCGGGATGCTCGACGCGACCCTGCCGTGGCTGACCAAGCAGGCCGGCAAGGTGTTCGCCGGCGAGTCGCCCTCCCGGATGGGGACGAAAGACCCCGTGCTCGCGCCCTACCAGACCTACGAGACCGAAAACGGCCACATCAACGTCGCCTGCCTGAACCAGAAGCTCTGGGGCGCGTTCTGCGCCGCCATCGACCGCCCGGACCTCCCCGAGGACGACCGGTTCGAAACCAACGCCGACCGGGTCGAGCACATGGACGAACTCGAAGCCGAAATCGAGTCGACGCTGGCCGACCGCACGACCGACGAGTGGATGGAGATTCTGGTCGAGGAGGCGGGCATCCCCGCGGGTCCCGTCCAGAGCGTCGAGGAGGCGCTGTACAACGAACAGACCGAGGCGCGCGGCGTGGTGACCGAGATTTCCGACGGCGACCGCGAGATTCCGGTCGTCGAACACCCACTCAACTACGCGCACGCCGACAGCGGGTTCGCCGCCCCGCCGCCGAAACTCGGCGAGCACAACCGCGAGGTCTTCCGCGAACTCGGCTACGGCGAGGACGAACTCGACGACATGGAGGCCGCCGGCGCCTTCGGAGAGCGGTGACCCACGAAAATCCCTAAATATCCCCTCCCGTTAGCACTACCCATGAGTAACTCTCCCGACTCCGACCCCTGGAGCGCGACCGCCGGCGCGGTCCGCGACGCCCTCCGGCGCCACCTGGCGGACGACCGCCCGACCGCGCTCGCGACCGTCGTTGACGTCGAGGGTCGGCGTACCGCCGCCCGGGGGCGAAGATGGCGATTCCGGTCGACGGCGAGAGCCTCGGTGCCGTCACCGCCGGTTGTCTCGAAGGTCCCGTCGCCGATATCGGCCGAGAGGTCGTCGAGTCGGACGCGCCGACCGTCGAGACGTTCGACCTCACCGACGACGGCGACGACGCCTGGGGACTTGGTCTGGGGTGCAACGGCGTCATCGACGTCCTGGTCGAACCACTCGACGGGAGCCTCCGCGCGCCCCTCGACCACCTGGACGACGTCCGCCCGGTCGCGGTGCTCACGGCCGTCTGCGAGACGGAGTCGGTGCCCGTCGGCGCCCGCGCGACGCTCACGGTCGACGACGAGGAAGACGAGAACGACGCGGCGGGCGGCGACCGCGCATGGTCGCCGCCCGCCGGGACCGGAGCGGCCGACGCCCGTCCGGCGCTCCCGGCCGACGTCGTCGCGTCGCTCCGCGAGCGAGCGCTTGAGTTCGCCGCGGCGGGCAAGTCGCAGACGGTGCGCGTCGAAACCGAGGACGGCGACCTCTCGGTGTTCGTCGACGGCCTCGAACCGGTCGCCGAACTACTGCTGTTCGGCAACCAGAACGACGTCCACCCCGTGGCGCGCCTGGGACGCGAGGCGGGGTTCCGCGTCACCGTCGCGTCGGCCCGCGGCGGGCGGGCCGACGCCGACGCGTTCCCCCACGCCGACCGCGTCGTTGCGACCCACCCGACCGACATCGACGAGGTCCTCGAGGACCCCGAGCGCACCTACGCCGTCCTGATGTCGCACAACTTCCTCGACGACCGCCTCGCGCTCCAGACCCTCCTCGAAACTGACGTGCCGTACGTCGGATTGATGGGTCCGAGAAAGCGCTTCGAGCAACTCCGCGACGACCTGAACGACGACGGCGTCGCGCTCTCGGAGGCCGACCTCGCCCGCATCGCGACGCCCGTCGGCCTCGACCTCGGCGGGGGCGAACCCGGCCAGATCGCGCTGAGCGTCGTCGCCGAGGCGGTGGCCGTCTCGAACGGCCGCGACGGCGGTCGACTCGCCGACCGAAAGGGGCCGATACACCCGCGCGACGAGTCGGCGTAGCGGTCGCTCGCGGGGTCGGACGCGCGGGCGTCCGCGGGGCGAGTCGGCCGTCGCGTCGGCTTCGGTTCGGTCGGTTTTCCGGCTCCGCCGTCGGAACGTTTATGACGTTTTCGCCTCTTTTGGATGATGTGATTAATCCCCATGAGCACCGATGACACATCGGTCCCCGCCGACCGTCCGACGGAGGAGATCACGGTCACCGTCAACGGCGAAACGGTCACCACGGAGGTCGAACCCCGCCACAAGCTCTCTGATTTCCTGCGCGAGCACCTGGGCCTTCGCGGGGTCCGGGTCGGCTGCGAACACGGCGTCTGCGGCGCGTGCACCGTACTGATGGACGGCGACGCGGTCAAGTCGTGTCTCAGCTACGCGGTGCAGGCCGACGGCGCAGAACTCGAAACCGTCGAGGGGTTGGCCGACGACGGTTCGCTCCACCCCATCCAGCAGTCGTTCCACGAGGAGCACGCCCTCCAGTGTGGCTTCTGCACCAGCGGGTTCGTGATGGCGACCAAGGAACTCCTCAACGAGAACCCCGACCCCGACGACGAGGAGATTCGCGAGGGGCTCGCCGACAACATCTGCCGGTGTACCGGCTACCAGAACATCTACGAGGCGGTGAACCGCGCCGCCGACCGAATGGAGGACGAGTAGATGTCGGGCACGCAGTCGCCGCCCGAGGCCGACGTCGAGGAGCGCGCCGGCGAAGCCGAGTTCACCGGCCGTGGACTCGAACGGGTCGAGGACCACCGCATCCTGACCGGGCGAGCGGAGTACGTCCACGACGTCGCCCCGGAGAACTGCCTCCACATGGCGCTCGTCCGGAGCATGCACGCCCACGCCGACATCGTCGACATCGACGTCTCCGCCGCGCTGGAAGTTCCGGGCTGTGAGGCGGTGCTGACCGCCGAGGACATAAAGGAGCGGTACAACCCGATGCCCTGCGGCCTCAACGGCTTCGAGGAGTGGTCGCTGGCCGACGGGAAGGTCCGGTACGTCGGCGAACCGGTCGCGGCCGTGGTCGCGACCGACCGGTACGTCGCGGAGGACGCGGTTGACGCCGTCGTCGTCGACTACGAAACGCGCGACTGCGTCGTCGACCCCCGGGGGGCGCTGGAGGACGACGTCGTCGTCCACGAGGAGTTCGGTTCGAACGTCGCCGACCGCGAGGAACTCGTCTTCGGCGACGTCGAGGGCGCGTTCGAGGACGCCGACCGCGTCGTCGAGTCCTCGTACTCGTGGGGCCGCATCTCGGGCGTCCCGCTCGAAACCGCGGGCGTCGTCGCGCAGTACGACGACGACGCCGACTCCTTCGACATTGACTGCAACATCCAATTGCACACGCTGGTCGACGACACCGTCTACGAGACGCTGGGCTACGGACCCGACGACGTCCACCTCAACGTGCCCGCCGACGTCGGCGGGAGTTTCGGCACCAAGATCGCCATCCACCGCTACTGCTGTCTCGCCGCGATGGCGAGCCAACAACTCGAACGACCGGTGAAGTTCGTCGAGGACCGCATCGAGAACCTCCAGGGCGGGGACATGCACTCCTCCGAGCGCGAGTACGAGGTGAAACTCGCGGTCGACGACGACGGGACGATCCGCGGCCTCGACGTCTGGTTCGTCGACGACTTCGGGGCGTGGCCGCGCTACCCCGTCAACCAGGTGCTCAAACCGCTGTCGGTGGTTTCGAACGCCTACGACATCCAGGACGTCCGCTACGAGTACGAGCTGGTGTTGACGAACAAGACCAGCCAGACCGCCTACCGCGGGTTCGGCGTCCCTTCCCACATCTACGCGCTGGAGATGATCGTCGAGGAGGCCGCCCGCGAACTCGGGATGGACCCCGACGAACTCCGGCGGCGCAACCTCATCGCGCCCGACCAGATGCCCTACGAACTCCCGACGAAGAACATCTACGACTCCGGCGACTTCCCCGAGGCGTTCGAGGAGATCCAGCGAATCGTCGACGAGCACGAGCGGTGCGAGGGCGGCCTGCTCGACCCCGAGGTCGTCGCGGCCAAGCGCGAGGAGGGCAAGTACCGCGGCGTCCGACCCACGGTCCACATCGAACCGGGCGTCAGCGGGTCGGACTGGACCGACCGCCAGCGCTCCGACCGGGCGGAACTCGACGACCGCGACCGCGACGACGTGGCCGAACTCCCCGAACACCTCCGGGCGGAGGTCCTGGCCGACGGGACGGTCAAGGCCTACATCGCGACCGACACCTCCGGGCAGGGCCACCAGACGCTCGTGAGCCAGTTGCTCGCCGACGAACTCGGCGTCCTGCCGAGCGACATCGAGGTCGGCTACCTCGACAGCGTCGAGGCCCCGACCGAGTACGGCACCGCCGCCTCCCGGATGGCGGTGATGCTCTCGGGCGCGACAGCGGGCCTCGGCCGCACGCTGGTCGAGAACCTCGAGGCGCTGGCCGCCCGCGAGTGGGACTGCGGCGTCGCGGAGGTGGCCTACCGCGATGGGCGAGTCGAACGCGTCGACACCGGCGAGTCGCTCTCGCTCGCCGACCTCGCCAACCGCGACGCCGACGGCGAGTTCGTCCGCGCGAGCTACGACTACGAGCACCCCGCCTCCCAGTTGGAGGAGTTCGACGAGGCGCTCTCGCGGAAGTTCCCGGTGTACCCGACCGCGGCGTTCGCCGCCAACGCGCCTATCGTGGAGGTCGACGCGAAGACCGGCGAGGTCGACATCCTGAAGTTCTACTCGCTGCGCGACTGCGGCACCCAACTCAACCCGACCATCGTCGAGGGCCAGGCCCACGGCGGCATCGCGCAGGGCGTCGGTGCGGCGCTCCAGGAGGAGTTCGGCTACGACGACGCGGGCCAGCCCCAGGCCATCACGCTGTTCGACTACAAACTCCCCTCCATCGAGAACGTCCCCGAAATCAAACTCGAACACACCGAGACGCCCTCGCCGTTCACCGAGACGGGCGCGAAGGGCACCGGCGAGGGTGGGATGATAGACGGTCCGGCGGCAATCGCGGCGTCGATCAACGCTGCGCTCGAACCGCTCGACGTCACCGTCGACCAGATTCCGTTCACGCCGAACCGGGTGCGCGAGCGCATCCGGAACTCGTCGGTCGAACGGTAGCGCGACGGCTCTTTTTGCTCCGGGGTTGCGAACTTCGTTTCCGAACGGACTCCGAGACCGTCGCACGAGACTGAGAGACGGTCGGACGGGGCACCCCGTCCGACCGTCTCGGCGAATCGTT harbors:
- a CDS encoding MFS transporter gives rise to the protein MSTLPRRAIAVLGTGLFGIGLSVGGYGAYVSLLIDRGVSPDVAGLGMSLFLLGQLVVVLPADRLSRVVPVGRVAAAGLLLGGVGAALGGVTSLPAVLASRSLLGLGQGTAFVASMKHVGRTTTGGDTATAQGLLGALFTLGFAAGLAATPVVLDPFGPTLPAVVAAAAVAVGGASAFRLGSVETRPPPSLGTYLDPFVSPTGLALGLGNMATFGFLMVAATWYADVLERAPAFPATAVLVGFALATVVGRGVGGWLSRRVGERATVEFSLLGLAGLLGAIAAAVVADAPLLLAVALVGTGLGFGVPFGPLFGLAFSELADDAGATLVGMLVVGNLGALVYPWLVGRLLASTASYAAGFGVMAASVAGVWLLWRATVGGRTSVAAATDVR
- a CDS encoding CaiB/BaiF CoA transferase family protein; the protein is MSMGDRILDGVTVVDLTTFVTGGFCSLMLANQGADVIKVERPGAGDDNRHSGPPFIDGESPYFWTVNYGKKSVELNLKSEAGKEALYDLAGEADVFLQNYRPGTAEKLGVDYDRIAEENPEIIYCAISAFGQTGPWSKRPGYDLLVQGMSGIMSVTGEADGRPVKVGLPQTDLITAMWAAFGVVNGLYKRERTGEGEYIDLGMLDATLPWLTKQAGKVFAGESPSRMGTKDPVLAPYQTYETENGHINVACLNQKLWGAFCAAIDRPDLPEDDRFETNADRVEHMDELEAEIESTLADRTTDEWMEILVEEAGIPAGPVQSVEEALYNEQTEARGVVTEISDGDREIPVVEHPLNYAHADSGFAAPPPKLGEHNREVFRELGYGEDELDDMEAAGAFGER
- a CDS encoding XdhC family protein, with translation MAIPVDGESLGAVTAGCLEGPVADIGREVVESDAPTVETFDLTDDGDDAWGLGLGCNGVIDVLVEPLDGSLRAPLDHLDDVRPVAVLTAVCETESVPVGARATLTVDDEEDENDAAGGDRAWSPPAGTGAADARPALPADVVASLRERALEFAAAGKSQTVRVETEDGDLSVFVDGLEPVAELLLFGNQNDVHPVARLGREAGFRVTVASARGGRADADAFPHADRVVATHPTDIDEVLEDPERTYAVLMSHNFLDDRLALQTLLETDVPYVGLMGPRKRFEQLRDDLNDDGVALSEADLARIATPVGLDLGGGEPGQIALSVVAEAVAVSNGRDGGRLADRKGPIHPRDESA
- a CDS encoding (2Fe-2S)-binding protein yields the protein MSTDDTSVPADRPTEEITVTVNGETVTTEVEPRHKLSDFLREHLGLRGVRVGCEHGVCGACTVLMDGDAVKSCLSYAVQADGAELETVEGLADDGSLHPIQQSFHEEHALQCGFCTSGFVMATKELLNENPDPDDEEIREGLADNICRCTGYQNIYEAVNRAADRMEDE
- a CDS encoding xanthine dehydrogenase family protein molybdopterin-binding subunit, coding for MSGTQSPPEADVEERAGEAEFTGRGLERVEDHRILTGRAEYVHDVAPENCLHMALVRSMHAHADIVDIDVSAALEVPGCEAVLTAEDIKERYNPMPCGLNGFEEWSLADGKVRYVGEPVAAVVATDRYVAEDAVDAVVVDYETRDCVVDPRGALEDDVVVHEEFGSNVADREELVFGDVEGAFEDADRVVESSYSWGRISGVPLETAGVVAQYDDDADSFDIDCNIQLHTLVDDTVYETLGYGPDDVHLNVPADVGGSFGTKIAIHRYCCLAAMASQQLERPVKFVEDRIENLQGGDMHSSEREYEVKLAVDDDGTIRGLDVWFVDDFGAWPRYPVNQVLKPLSVVSNAYDIQDVRYEYELVLTNKTSQTAYRGFGVPSHIYALEMIVEEAARELGMDPDELRRRNLIAPDQMPYELPTKNIYDSGDFPEAFEEIQRIVDEHERCEGGLLDPEVVAAKREEGKYRGVRPTVHIEPGVSGSDWTDRQRSDRAELDDRDRDDVAELPEHLRAEVLADGTVKAYIATDTSGQGHQTLVSQLLADELGVLPSDIEVGYLDSVEAPTEYGTAASRMAVMLSGATAGLGRTLVENLEALAAREWDCGVAEVAYRDGRVERVDTGESLSLADLANRDADGEFVRASYDYEHPASQLEEFDEALSRKFPVYPTAAFAANAPIVEVDAKTGEVDILKFYSLRDCGTQLNPTIVEGQAHGGIAQGVGAALQEEFGYDDAGQPQAITLFDYKLPSIENVPEIKLEHTETPSPFTETGAKGTGEGGMIDGPAAIAASINAALEPLDVTVDQIPFTPNRVRERIRNSSVER